ACGCGGTCGTACGGCGTTCGCGATCCGCTCCACCTGCGGTCTCGCGGACTGCCACGGCCTCAGCTCTGGCACGACCACCAGCCCCTTTCGCGATCACATACCTGCGTGAGGGACACTTAACCACCAGAACTATGTGCTGATCATGGAGGAGCCACCGGTGGAGTTCGACGTCACGATCGAGATCCCGAAGGGTTCGCGCAACAAGTACGAGGTGGACCACGAGACCGGTCGGATCCGCCTGGACCGTCGTCTCTTCACCTCGACCGCCTACCCGACCGACTACGGCTTCGTCGAGAACACCCTCGGCGAGGACGGCGACCCGCTGGACGCGCTGGTCATCCTGGACGAGCCGACCTTCCCGGGCTGCCTGATCCGCTGCCGCGCGATCGGCATGTTCCGCATGACGGACGAGGCGGGCGGCGACGACAAGCTGCTGTGCGTTCCGGCCACCGACCCGCGCGTGGAGCACCTGCGCGACATCCACCACGTGTCGGAGTTCGACCGCCTGGAGATCCAGCACTTCTTCGAGGTGTACAAGGACCTGGAGCCCGGCAAGTCGGTCGAGGGCGCCAACTGGGTCGGCCGCACGGACGCCGAGGCGGAGATCGAGCGGTCGTACAAGCGCTTCAAGGAGCAGGGCGGCCACTGACCGGCCGGTTTGTCTTCCGCGGGCCGCGGCACCCTGCCCGGGGTGGCGCGGCCCGTTTGCGTACTCATGCGCATACTGAGGCCTACGGAAGGTGTCGTTCAGGAAGCGGTGCGAGGTGACGGAGGCGGAGGACCGCAAGCCGCGGTCCGACGAGGCGCGGTACGACCCGGAGATCACGTCCGAGTTCGCGATTCCGGAGGGCATCGAGGTACCCGAGGGCGGCGGTGAGGCGGAGACGACATCGGAGTTCGCCCTGCCCAAGGGCCTTCAGACGCCGCAGCCGCCCGGCGCCGAGCCGGAGGGGTCGGCGTTCAGCCCGCCGCGCACCTACGGCGCCAGGGAGGTTCCGCCCGCGTTCACCCCGGCCACCGGGGTGCCGCTGGTCAGCCTGGTCAAGGACGCGCCGTGGCAGGACCGGATGCGCACGATGCTGCGGCTGCCGGTGGCCGAGCGGCCCGCGCCGGAGCCGGTGCAGCGCGCCGAGGAGGAGGAGGGCCCCGCGGTCCCGCGCGTGCTCGACCTGACCCTGCGTATCGGGGAGCTGCTGCTGGCCGGCGGCGAGGGCGCGGAGGACGTGGAGGCCGCGATGTTCGCGGTGTGCCGCTCCTACGGCCTGGACCGCTGCGAGCCGAACGTCACCTTCACGCTGCTGTCGATCTCGCACCAGCCGTCGCTGGTGGACGACCCGGTGACGGCCTCGCGGACGGTACGGCGGCGGGGCACCGACTACACACGGCTCGCGGCCGTGTTCCGGCTGGTGGACGACCTGACCGACCCGGAGACCCACGTCTCCCTGGAGGAGGCCTACCGGCGGCTGGCGGAGATCCGCCGCAACCGGCACCCCTATCCGGGCTGGGCGCTGACCCTGGCCAGCGGGCTGCTGGCCGGTGCGGCCTCCCTGCTGGTCGGCGGTGATCCGATCGTGTTCGTCGCGGCGGCGCTCGGCGCGATGCTCGGCGACCGGCTGGCCTGGCTGTGCGCGGGGCGGGGGCTGCCGGAGTTCTACCAGTTCATGGTGGCCGCGATGCCGCCCGCGATGATCGGCGTGGCGTTCTCGCTGGCGCACGTCGACGTGAAGGCGTCCGCCGTCGTCACCGGTGGGCTGTTCGCGCTGCTGCCCGGCCGGGCGCTGGTGGCGGGCGTCCAGGACGGCCTGACCGGCTTCTACATCACCGCCTCCGCCCGTCTGCTGGAGGTCCTGTACTTCTTCGTGGGCATCGTCGCCGGTGTGCTGGTCGTCCTGTACTTCGGCGTGAAGGTCGGCGGCAGCCTCAACCCGGACGCGGCGCTCGTCACCGACGAACGGCCGCTGATCCAGATCGCGGCGTCCATGCTGCTGTCGCTGACCTTCGCGGTGCTGCTCCAGCAGGAGCGGTCGACCGTGCTGTGGGTGACGCTCAACGGGGGCGTGGCGTGGACGGTGTACGGCGCGATGCACTACGTCGCCCACATCTCGCCGGTGGCGTCGACCGCTGTGGCGGCGGGGCTGGTGGGGCTGTTCGGGCAGCTGCTGTCCCGGTACCGGTTCGCGTCCGCGCTGCCGTACACGACGGCGGCGATCGGGCCGCTGCTGCCGGGCTCGGCGACCTACTTCGGGTTGTTGAACATGGCCCAGAACCAGGTCGACAAGGGGCTGGTGTCGCTGGCCAACGCGGCGTCCCTGGCCATGGCGATCGCCATCGGGGTGAACCTGGGGTCGGAGGTCTTCCGGCTGTTCCTGCGGGTCGGGTATCCCGGCAAGCGCCGGGCGGCCAAGCGGACCCGGGGATTCTGAGCGCCTGGCAGCCCGGGGTCCGATCGCGGGTGCGGGTGCGCGGTGGCCGTCCCCGCGTCCCTACGGGGCGCGGTACTCGCCCTGGCTGCGGTCGTAGGGGTACGGGTACTGCTGCTGCGCGTACTGCTGGTGGTCGTAGTACTGCTGGTCCCAGTCCTGCTGCTGCGGCTGCTGCGGCTGCTGGTGCCAGCCCTGCTGCTGCGGCTGCTGCGGCTGCTGGTGCCAGCCCTGCTGCGGCTGGTACGGCTGCTGCGCGTACGGGTCGCCGTAGTGCTGCTCGTACGGCTGGTCCGGCTCGATGCGGCGCAGTTGGGCGGTCTCGGTGTCCGTGGCCGGTGCGTACGGCTGCCGGGGCGCCTGGGTCTGCTGCGGAGCCTGCGCGGCCTTCTTCTCCTTGCCGCGGGCCCGCAGGAACTCGATCGCGATCGGGACCACGGAGACGAGGACGATCAGGATGAGGATCGCCTCGATGTTGTTCTTGACGAAGGGGATGTTGCCCAGCCAGGAGCCGAGCAGGGTGACGCCCGCGCCCCACAGGGTGCCGCCGATGACGTTGAAGAGCAGGAACGAGCGGTACCGCATACCGCTGACGCCGGCGATGATCGGCGTGAACGTGCGGACCACGGGCACGAAGCGGGCCAGGACCAGGGACTTCGGGCCGTACTTCTCGAAGAACTCGTGCGCCTTGGTGACGTTCTCCTGCTTGAACAGGCGGGAGTCCGGGCGGTTGAACAGGGACGGGCCGACCTTCTTGCCGAACATGTAGCCCGCCTGGTCGCCGAGGACGGCGGCGAGGCAGATCAGGGCGATCGCGCCCCACAGCGGGAAGTCCATCTGGTGCGAGGTGATCAGCAGACCGCAGGTGAACAGCAGCGAGTCGCCCGGCAGGAAGAAGCCGATGAGCAGGCCGGACTCGGCGAAGACGACGAGCAGCAGGCCCCAGATGCCGTAGGTGCCGAGGAGGTGGTTGGGATCCAGCCAGCTCGGGCCGAGGGCGAGTGTCATCACGGGTCCGGGCTCCTGAAGGGTGAGGCGGCTTCGGCGGCTGGTCTCGGGGGAATGGCCGTACAAAGCTATCAACGCGAGCTGACCGCCCCAGGTTCCACCGGTGTCTCCAGGATGCACTGTGCGATGACCGGGTGAAAGCTGTGGCTCATGGGACTCGATGACTACGGCGGCGGCCAGGGGCCCCAGCCCGATGTGCTGGTCGTGACGACGAACGACGTGCCCGGACACCGGGTGCAGCAGGTGATCGGCGAGGTCTTCGGGCTCACCGTGCGCTCGCGGCACCTGGGCAGCCAGATCGGCGCCGGTCTGAAGTCGATGATCGGCGGCGAGCTGAAGGGCCTCACCAAGACGCTGGTGCAGACCCGCAACCAGGCCATGGAGCGGCTGGTGGAGCAGGCACGCGCGCGTGGCGCCAACGCGGTGCTCGCCTTCCGGTTCGACGTGACCGAGGCCGCGGACGTGGGCACCGAGGTGTGCGCCTACGGCACGGCGGTGGTCGTGGCCCGGGAGTGACCCCCGTGCAGTCCCGGGCCGGGGCCGGTCAGGAGGCGTGCCGGTCCGCGTTGGCGAGGATCGCGGCGCGCAGGTGCTCGGCGAGGCCGGGGCGCAGGGAGTCGTAGAACGCCTTGAAGCGCTCGTCGGAGACGTACATCTCCGCGAAGCACCGGTGCATCTCGTAGGGGACCTCGAAGTAGTACCTGCTGATGTGCTGCCGGTGTTCCTCGGCCAGGCCCATGGCCGCCTCGCCGGCCGGCTGCTCCCCGGCGGCCACCAGCTCCGCGTAGCGCCGGCCCCAGTCGTCGACCTCGGCCTGGATGCGCTTCCAGTCCTCCTTGGTGTAGGTGGCGGCGCGGCGCTGCGACTCGGCGTAGGCCTCGGTGCCGCCCCAGCGCTGTTCGGCCTCCTCGCGGTACTGCTCGGGGTCCTTGTCCCCGAACACCTCGAACCGCTCCTCCGGCGTCAGGTTGATGCCCATCGTGCGTGCCTCCATGGCGTGCTCCACGGCCGCGGCCATCTTCTGGAGCTTCTCGATCCGGGCGGTCAGCAGTTCGTGCTGGCGGCGCAGGTGCGCGCGCGGGTCCGCGTCCGGGTCGTCGAGCAGGACCGCGACCTCCTCGAGCGGGAAGCCGAGCTCCCGGTAGAACAGGATCTGCTGGAGCCGGTCGAGGTCGGCGTCGGTGTAGCGCCGGTGGCCGGCGTACGTGCGCTCGCTGGGCACGAGCAGGCCGATCTCGTCGTAGTGGTGCAGGGTGCGCACCGTCACTCCGGCGAACCCCGCGACCTCTCCCACGGAGTAGACCCGTCCCTCGGGGTGGCTCACTTTCCGCTCCTTCGGTCGGTGTGCCTCCACGCTGAGGCCTCACGCCACGTGAGGTGCAAGCCGGTTCTGGTTCAGCATGTTCGGCACTGTATGGGCTTTTTGTCCGCTTATGGTGAGCCCGTGGCCCAGGAAACCGACGCGCCGCAGGCGCCCCCGACCGCCCCTACGGCGCCGGCTCGGGCCCTGCTGCCGTTCATCCTGCCCGGCGTGGTGGTGGGCGTGGGCGCGAGCCTGGTGTACGTCGGGGCCAGCGTGGCGGCGGAGCGGCTCCAGCACGTGCTGTGGGGGCCGGTGCCGGACGCGCTGGGGCTGGGCCGCTTCTCGGCGGTGTGGATGTTCACCGTGCTGGTGGCGACCGGCGTCGCGGTCGGGCTGGTGGTGTGGAAGGCACCCGGCCACGCCGGTCCCGACCCGGCCACCCTCAGCCTGAACGCCCCGGTGCTGCCGCCGGCCGTGCTGCCGGGCCTGGTGCTGGCCGCCGGGCTGATGCTGGCGGGCGGCCCGAGCCTCGGCCCGGAGAACCCGGTCATCGCGGTGAACGTGGGCCTCACGGCCTGGCTCGGCGGGCGCCTGATGCCCCGGGCACCGGGCGAAGTGTGGCCGGTACTGGCCGAGTCGGCGACGATCGGCGCGCTGTTCGGGACACCGGTGGCGGCGGCGCTGGTCATCTCCGAGGCGCTCGCCGGCCGCCCGATGCGGGGCCGGCTGTGGGACAACCTGTTCGCGCCGCTGACCGCCGGGGCCTGCGGGGCCGTGACGACCACCCTGGTGGCCCGGCCGAGCTTCGACCTGGGGCTGCCGCCCCTGGGGCACCCGCGGACGGGGGACGTGCTGGCGGCCGTGGTGATCGCCCCGGCGGCGGCGCTGCTCGGCATGGCCGCCGTGTACGCCTTCCCGTACGTCCACGCGGTCTTCCGGCGGCTGCGGCACCCGATGCTGATGCTTCCGGCCGGCGGGGTCGTGCTGGCCGCTCTGGGAGTCCTGGGCGGCCCTCTGACGCTCTTCAAGGGGCTGTCGGAGGTCGGCGAGCTGGCCCGGCGTCCGGACGGCTGGTCGGCGGGGCAGTTCGCCGCGATGGCGGTGGTGAAGCTGGCGGCGCTGCTCGTCGCCGCGTCCTCGGGCTTCCGCGGCGGCCGCATCTTCCCGGCGGTCTTCGTCGGCACGGCCCTGGGACTGTGCGCCCACGCGCTCGTGCCGGCCGTGCCTCCGGCGGTGGGCGTGGCCACGGCCGTCCTGGGCATGCTCCTCGCGGTCACCCGGCAGGGCTGGGTGAGCCTGTTCACCGCCGCCGTGCTCGTGTCCTCGCCCGGCGTGCTCGCCCTGCTGTGCATCGCTTCCCTGCCCGCCTGGTTGCTGGTGACGGGGCGTCCGCAGATGCAGTTGGGCGGGGACGGGGCACCAGTCCGCTGACATCCCCTGACCGGCTCCCCTGGAGGCAGTTGATGGCCCTGCACAAAGGTCCCGAGAAGCACGACGAGCGGACGATGTCCGTCAACCCCTTCTTCGGGGAGGCGGATCCGGTCGGCGGCATGACCGAGGCCCCGCCCACGCACCGGCTCCCGGACGCGCCGATGCCGCCGTCCACGGCGTACCAGCTCGTCCACGACGAGCTGATGCTGGACGGCAACTCCCGGCTGAACCTGGCCACGTTCGTCACCACCTGGATGGAGCCGCAGGCCGGGGTGCTGATGGGAGAGTGCCGGGACAAGAACATGATCGACAAGGACGAGTACCCGCGCACCGCCGAACTGGAGCGGCGCTGCGTGGCGATGCTCGCCGACCTGTGGAACGCGCCGGACCCGGCGTCCGCGGTGGGCTGTTCGACCACCGGCTCCAGCGAGGCCTGCATGCTCGCCGGGATGGCGCTCAAGCGGCGCTGGGCCCGGCGTAACGCCGACCGCTACCCGGGCGCCCGGCCCAACCTGGTCATGGGCGTCAACGTGCAGGTGTGCTGGGAGAAGTTCTGCAACTTCTGGGAGGTGGAGGCCCGGCAGGTGCCCATGGAGGGCGACCGCTTCCATCTGGACCCGCAGGCCGCCGTGGAACTGTGCGACGAGAACACCATCGGCGTCGTCGGCATCCTCGGCTCCACCTTCGACGGCTCCTACGAGCCGGTCGCCGACCTGTGCGCCGCTCTGGACGCCTTCCAGGAGCGCACCGGGCTCGACATCCCCGTGCACGTGGACGGCGCGTCCGGCGGCATGGTGGCGCCCTTCCTGGACCCGGACCTGGTCTGGGACTTCCGGCTGCCGCGGGTGGCCTCGATCAACGCCTCGGGGCACAAGTACGGGCTGGTGTACCCGGGGGTCGGCTGGGCGCTGTGGCGGGACAAGGAGGCGCTGCCCGAGGAGCTGGTCTTCCGGGTCAACTACCTCGGCGGCGAGATGCCGACCTTCGCCCTCAACTTCTCCCGGCCCGGCGCCCAGGTGGTCGCGCAGTACTACACCTTCCTGCGCCTGGGCCGCGAGGGATACCGCGCGGTGCAGCGGTCCACGCGGGGCGTGGCGACCTCGCTCGCCGGGGGGATCGAGGCGCTCGGCGACTTCCGGCTGCTGACCCGGGGCGACCAGCTGCCGGTCTTCGCCTTCACCACCGCCCCGGACGTGACGGCGTACGACGTGTTCGACGTCTCCCGGCGGCTGCGCGAGCGCGGCTGGCTGGTGCCGGCGTACACCTTCCCGGCGAACCGGGAGGACCTGTCCGTGCTGCGGGTCGTGTGCCGCAACGGCTTCTCCCACGACCTGGCCGACCTGTTCCTGGACGACCTGACCCGGCTCCTGCCCGAGCTGCGCCGGCAGCCGCACCCCCTGACCCACGACAAGGCGGCGGCCACCGGCTTCCACCACTGAGCCACCGGGGACCCTCCCTGCCGCTCCGGTGGCGTGCACGCGCGCGTGGCGGGCGGCTTGCGCACCACGCGCGCGTGCACGGATGCCGTACGCCCGCCCGCCCGGGGCTCACTCCCAGGAGCCGCCCTGTTCCCGGGCGACCAGCTCGAAGGCGGTGCTGCCGTCCAGGGACTCGCGGATGATGTCGGCGTGGCCGGCGTGCCGGGCCGTCTCGCGGATCAGGTGCAGACACACCCAGCGCAGCGAGACCCGGCCCTCCGGCGGGAACCAGGGGTCCGGCGGCAGCGGGAAGGTGTCGTCCAGGCTGGGCGCCGAGCGGATGAACTTCTCCGTCTCGGCGGCGACCTGCTCCCAGTACGCCAGCTGCGAGGCGACCGTCTCCTCGCCGACCAGCTGGAAGCTCTCGTGCCAGTTCGACGCGTCGCGCCGGACGGCCGGGGGCTCCTGCCGGGCCCGCGCGATCCACATCTGCTCCACCTCGGCGACATGCTTGAGCAGGCCGCCGAGCGACAGCTCGCTGGCGCTGGGGCGGGAGCGAGCCTGCTCCTCGGTCAGTCCGAGCAGGGCCCGGCGGATCCCGCCGCGCTGCTCCTCGAGGAACGCGAGCAGCGCCCCGCGCTCGTCGCCCTGCGCCTCCGCCGGTACGTGCTTGACCATGGCCGGCCGCCTCTCCTCGCCGTCACCGGGGCCCCCTGCCCCCTGACACCGACGACGCTACGGGCCATTGAGGTCAGCTCGTGTCCTCAATGGCCCGGTTTCTCGACGAGAACGCGGCTGCGGCCGAGAGGTCCGCGATCGGCGGCTAGAACGGGAAGCCGCTGCGTCCGTGCTGCACCGAGATCCACTTGACGGTGGTGAAGGCCTCCAGGGTCGTGTCGCCGTTCAGGCGGCCGACGCCGGAGTGCTTCTCGCCGCCGAACGGCACGATCGGCTCGTCGTGGACCGTGCCGTCGTTCACGTGGAACATGCCGGTGTCGACCTGCTTGGCGAAGGCGACGCCCCGCTCGACGTCCCCGGTGTGGACGGCGCCGCTGAGGCCGTACGGGGTGTCGTTGACGATGCGCAGCGCCTCCTCCTCGCCGTCGAACGGGATGAGGAAGACGACCGGCCCGAACACCTCCTGCTGGAGCAGCGCGGAGTCGGCGGGGACGTCGGTGAGGACGCTGGGAGCCACCAGGTTGCCCTCCGTGGCCCCCCGCACCAGGGCCGTGGCGCCCTCGGCGAGCGCCTGCTCCACGGCGCCGGACACGGCGTTCGCCTGCTGGCTGTTGATCACCGGGCCGATGACGGTCTGCGGGTCGCGCGGGTCGCCGACCTTCAGCGACTTCACCTTGGCGACGAACTTCTCGGTGAACTCCGCCGCGATCGCACGGTCCACCAGCACCCGGTTGGCGGCCATGCAGACCTGGCCCTGGTGCACGAACCGGCTGAAGACCGCCGCGTCCACCGCGTAGTCGACGTCGGCGTCGTCCAGGACCACCAGCGCGCTGTTGCCGCCCAGTTCGAGCACCGAGCGCTTGAAGTTCGCGGCGCAGACGGTGGCCACGTGCCGGCCGACCTTGTCGGAACCGGTGAAGGAGATGACCCGCGGCACCGGGTGCTCGAGGAACGCGTCGCCGATCTCGGCGATGTCGGTGACGACCACGTTGAGCAGGCCGCCGGGCAGCCCGGCGTCCTCGAAGATCTTCGCGAGCAGGGTGCCGCCGGCGATCGGGGTGTTCTGGTGCGGCTTGAGGACCACGGCGTTGCCGAGCGCGAGCGCCGGCGCCACCGACTTGATCGACAGCAGGAACGGGAAGTTGAAGGGGCTGATCACGCCCACGACGCCCACCGGCACCCGGTAGACGCGGTTCTCCTTGCCGTCGGCCGGGGAGGGCAGGATCCGGCCCTCGGGGCGCAGCGCCAGGTTGATCGACTCGCGCAGGAACTCCTTGGCGAGGTGGAGCTCGAAACCGGCCTTCACGCGCGTGCCGCCCAGTTCCGCGATGATCAGGTCGGCTATCTCCTGCTCGCGGTCCTCTATGAGCCGCAGGGCCTTCTCGAAGACCGCGCGGCGCGCGTAGGGGTTGGTCCCGGCCCACTTCTTCTGGGCGCGGGCGGCGGCCCGGTAGGCCTGGTCGACCTCGTCGACCGTGGCCACCGTGATCGAGGCCAGCTTCTCGTCGTCGTAGGGGTTGAAGTCGATGACGTCCCACGAGCCGGTGCCCGGTCGCCATTCACCGTCGATGTACTGCTGGGCCAGGTCGCTGAAGTAGGACGACATGTGATCCCTCAATCACTCGCGGAGGCAGAACCCGGTCACGGTCTGATCACACGTCATCGTACTTGTGTTTCAAGAGAGTTGAAGGAGACCTCGGAGAAGGTCGCGGCTCTCGCTGGGGCCGGGGCTGTCCTGCTGGAGCTCCTTCAGCGCCTGCTCGTACTGGGCGACGTCCTCGCGTTTGTCCAGGTACAGGGCGCTGGTCAGCTGCTCCATGTAGACGACGTCGGACAGATCGGCGTCGGGGAAGCTGAGGATGGTGAAGGCGCCGCTCTCGCCGGAGTGCCCGCCGAAGCTGAACGGCATGATCTGCAGCCGTACGTTGGGCCGCTCGGAGATGTCGATCAGGTGCTGCAGCTGGCCGCGCATCACGGCGCGGTCGCCGTAGGGGCGGCGCAGGGCGGCCTCGTCGAGCACGATGTGGAACTCGGGGGCGCTGTTCGCGAACAGGTGCTTCTGCCGCTCCAGGCGCAGGGCGACCCGGCGTTCCACGTCGGCCGGGCTCGCGCCCTTCATGCCGCGCCGGACCACCGCCCGGGCGTAGTCCTCGGTCTGGAGCAGGCCGT
This genomic interval from Streptomyces sp. NBC_00557 contains the following:
- a CDS encoding glutamate decarboxylase, producing MALHKGPEKHDERTMSVNPFFGEADPVGGMTEAPPTHRLPDAPMPPSTAYQLVHDELMLDGNSRLNLATFVTTWMEPQAGVLMGECRDKNMIDKDEYPRTAELERRCVAMLADLWNAPDPASAVGCSTTGSSEACMLAGMALKRRWARRNADRYPGARPNLVMGVNVQVCWEKFCNFWEVEARQVPMEGDRFHLDPQAAVELCDENTIGVVGILGSTFDGSYEPVADLCAALDAFQERTGLDIPVHVDGASGGMVAPFLDPDLVWDFRLPRVASINASGHKYGLVYPGVGWALWRDKEALPEELVFRVNYLGGEMPTFALNFSRPGAQVVAQYYTFLRLGREGYRAVQRSTRGVATSLAGGIEALGDFRLLTRGDQLPVFAFTTAPDVTAYDVFDVSRRLRERGWLVPAYTFPANREDLSVLRVVCRNGFSHDLADLFLDDLTRLLPELRRQPHPLTHDKAAATGFHH
- a CDS encoding helix-turn-helix domain-containing protein, producing MLLGSQLRRLREARGITREAAGYSIRASESKISRMELGRVSFKTRDVEDLLTLYGITDETERESLLSLAREANVAGWWHSYTDVLPSWFPTYVGLEGAASLIRVYEVQFVHGLLQTEDYARAVVRRGMKGASPADVERRVALRLERQKHLFANSAPEFHIVLDEAALRRPYGDRAVMRGQLQHLIDISERPNVRLQIMPFSFGGHSGESGAFTILSFPDADLSDVVYMEQLTSALYLDKREDVAQYEQALKELQQDSPGPSESRDLLRGLLQLS
- a CDS encoding inorganic diphosphatase; protein product: MEFDVTIEIPKGSRNKYEVDHETGRIRLDRRLFTSTAYPTDYGFVENTLGEDGDPLDALVILDEPTFPGCLIRCRAIGMFRMTDEAGGDDKLLCVPATDPRVEHLRDIHHVSEFDRLEIQHFFEVYKDLEPGKSVEGANWVGRTDAEAEIERSYKRFKEQGGH
- a CDS encoding aldehyde dehydrogenase family protein, with translation MSSYFSDLAQQYIDGEWRPGTGSWDVIDFNPYDDEKLASITVATVDEVDQAYRAAARAQKKWAGTNPYARRAVFEKALRLIEDREQEIADLIIAELGGTRVKAGFELHLAKEFLRESINLALRPEGRILPSPADGKENRVYRVPVGVVGVISPFNFPFLLSIKSVAPALALGNAVVLKPHQNTPIAGGTLLAKIFEDAGLPGGLLNVVVTDIAEIGDAFLEHPVPRVISFTGSDKVGRHVATVCAANFKRSVLELGGNSALVVLDDADVDYAVDAAVFSRFVHQGQVCMAANRVLVDRAIAAEFTEKFVAKVKSLKVGDPRDPQTVIGPVINSQQANAVSGAVEQALAEGATALVRGATEGNLVAPSVLTDVPADSALLQQEVFGPVVFLIPFDGEEEALRIVNDTPYGLSGAVHTGDVERGVAFAKQVDTGMFHVNDGTVHDEPIVPFGGEKHSGVGRLNGDTTLEAFTTVKWISVQHGRSGFPF
- a CDS encoding ion channel protein, which translates into the protein MAQETDAPQAPPTAPTAPARALLPFILPGVVVGVGASLVYVGASVAAERLQHVLWGPVPDALGLGRFSAVWMFTVLVATGVAVGLVVWKAPGHAGPDPATLSLNAPVLPPAVLPGLVLAAGLMLAGGPSLGPENPVIAVNVGLTAWLGGRLMPRAPGEVWPVLAESATIGALFGTPVAAALVISEALAGRPMRGRLWDNLFAPLTAGACGAVTTTLVARPSFDLGLPPLGHPRTGDVLAAVVIAPAAALLGMAAVYAFPYVHAVFRRLRHPMLMLPAGGVVLAALGVLGGPLTLFKGLSEVGELARRPDGWSAGQFAAMAVVKLAALLVAASSGFRGGRIFPAVFVGTALGLCAHALVPAVPPAVGVATAVLGMLLAVTRQGWVSLFTAAVLVSSPGVLALLCIASLPAWLLVTGRPQMQLGGDGAPVR
- a CDS encoding DedA family protein; the protein is MMTLALGPSWLDPNHLLGTYGIWGLLLVVFAESGLLIGFFLPGDSLLFTCGLLITSHQMDFPLWGAIALICLAAVLGDQAGYMFGKKVGPSLFNRPDSRLFKQENVTKAHEFFEKYGPKSLVLARFVPVVRTFTPIIAGVSGMRYRSFLLFNVIGGTLWGAGVTLLGSWLGNIPFVKNNIEAILILIVLVSVVPIAIEFLRARGKEKKAAQAPQQTQAPRQPYAPATDTETAQLRRIEPDQPYEQHYGDPYAQQPYQPQQGWHQQPQQPQQQGWHQQPQQPQQQDWDQQYYDHQQYAQQQYPYPYDRSQGEYRAP
- a CDS encoding YbjQ family protein, whose amino-acid sequence is MGLDDYGGGQGPQPDVLVVTTNDVPGHRVQQVIGEVFGLTVRSRHLGSQIGAGLKSMIGGELKGLTKTLVQTRNQAMERLVEQARARGANAVLAFRFDVTEAADVGTEVCAYGTAVVVARE
- a CDS encoding threonine/serine ThrE exporter family protein, whose product is MTEAEDRKPRSDEARYDPEITSEFAIPEGIEVPEGGGEAETTSEFALPKGLQTPQPPGAEPEGSAFSPPRTYGAREVPPAFTPATGVPLVSLVKDAPWQDRMRTMLRLPVAERPAPEPVQRAEEEEGPAVPRVLDLTLRIGELLLAGGEGAEDVEAAMFAVCRSYGLDRCEPNVTFTLLSISHQPSLVDDPVTASRTVRRRGTDYTRLAAVFRLVDDLTDPETHVSLEEAYRRLAEIRRNRHPYPGWALTLASGLLAGAASLLVGGDPIVFVAAALGAMLGDRLAWLCAGRGLPEFYQFMVAAMPPAMIGVAFSLAHVDVKASAVVTGGLFALLPGRALVAGVQDGLTGFYITASARLLEVLYFFVGIVAGVLVVLYFGVKVGGSLNPDAALVTDERPLIQIAASMLLSLTFAVLLQQERSTVLWVTLNGGVAWTVYGAMHYVAHISPVASTAVAAGLVGLFGQLLSRYRFASALPYTTAAIGPLLPGSATYFGLLNMAQNQVDKGLVSLANAASLAMAIAIGVNLGSEVFRLFLRVGYPGKRRAAKRTRGF
- a CDS encoding MerR family transcriptional regulator, with the translated sequence MSHPEGRVYSVGEVAGFAGVTVRTLHHYDEIGLLVPSERTYAGHRRYTDADLDRLQQILFYRELGFPLEEVAVLLDDPDADPRAHLRRQHELLTARIEKLQKMAAAVEHAMEARTMGINLTPEERFEVFGDKDPEQYREEAEQRWGGTEAYAESQRRAATYTKEDWKRIQAEVDDWGRRYAELVAAGEQPAGEAAMGLAEEHRQHISRYYFEVPYEMHRCFAEMYVSDERFKAFYDSLRPGLAEHLRAAILANADRHAS
- a CDS encoding DinB family protein, translating into MVKHVPAEAQGDERGALLAFLEEQRGGIRRALLGLTEEQARSRPSASELSLGGLLKHVAEVEQMWIARARQEPPAVRRDASNWHESFQLVGEETVASQLAYWEQVAAETEKFIRSAPSLDDTFPLPPDPWFPPEGRVSLRWVCLHLIRETARHAGHADIIRESLDGSTAFELVAREQGGSWE